The DNA segment GGAACGAGGCGGCCCCGCGCCGCTCGAAGCGGCGAGCACGGTCGCTGACCCGCAGGCAGTTCGACAGCGCCTGCTCGCCCGCAGGCCAGATCGCGATCCCGGCATGCGCCCGCACCGCGTGCAGCAGCCGATGCACCGTCTCGGCGATCGGACGCCGGTTTCGGCCGGCGTGCAACCGCGCCAGGATCGCAAGTGCCTCGGCCACCTCGCTTTCGGGGCCATGCAGATCATCGGGGTTGACGCGGTGCAGGGGGTGGAGCGAGCCGACACGGTCACGAAAGGTCAGGATTTGATCGTCGGTCAAGGCGAACAGCGGGCCGCGCAGGGTTGCGAACACGCTCAACGTGTCGTCCGGCCACTCGATGGAAGCGAGCGCATTGCGCAAGGCAATCGCTTCCTCGCGGGCGTGGAACGACGAGCCTCCGACAAGGACATGCGGGATCCTGCGTGCCTCGAGCGCCTGCACGTACGGTCGCGTGACGTCGCTGCCCCAGAACTGGAATCTCCGGAACAGGATACAGATATGGCGAGCAGCAATGGGCAGCCGGCGGTCGGGCTCCTCCCTGTCCTCGATGGTCCAGCCCGAGTCGCGGACCAGCCAGTCAACGAACGCGCCGGTCGCATCCGGCAGCGACGCCTCGATGGCGTAGTTGGTTATCTTGCCGTAGTCGCTGTACGGCCTGGGCACGGGCAGCGCGACGAGCGACGGCTGGCCGGCGTGACGGCCACGGTAGCGGCAGAGCGGCACGTAGTCGGCCTGGCTGCCGTCGTCCCGGGCTCGCATCGAATGCGAGAAGGCACCATTGATCGCCTCCTGCAGGCCGGGCAGGCTCCGGAAGCTCGTGCTCAGCTGCACGACCCTCGCGCCGATGCCGGCGAGCCGCCGCTTGATCGACTCGTAAAGCGCGACGTCGGCACGGCGGAAGCGGTAGATGGACTGTTTGGGGTCTCCGACGAAAAACAGCTTGCCGCCGACAGGACGCAAAGCCCTCCAGTCGTTTGCTTCCGGGTCATCCGCTGACAGCAGCAGCAGGATCTCGGCCTGCAGCGGATCGGTGTCCTGGAACTCGTCTACGAAGAAGTGGGTGAACCTCTCCTGCAGCTCGGCCCGCAGCGCTCGATCTCCCTTCACCAGATCGCGCGCCCGGATCAAGAGATCGAGGAAGTCCAGCGGGCCCTCGTGTCGCTTGCGGACCTCGTAGGCTGCGACGACAGGACGCAGATCCTCGCGCAGGCACGCCGCGAGATCGGCGCCGCTCACGTTCAGGAAGCTGTCGAGCGCTGCCTTGGCACGGTCGCGTCGCTCGAGCACCTGTTCCCGGCGCACTCCATCGCAAAAGCCCTTGTAGTGCGAACCACGCCAATGCCAGCCTGTCTTGCGTCCAGCCAGCCGGTGGAGCTCGGCTTCGAGGCCGTCGTAATCCCGCTCCCGGACACGCTCCTGCAGGTCGACCTCCTCGATAAACCGCTTGATGCCGCGAAGGTTTTTCGCCAGCCAATCGCCGGGATCCTCGGCGAGCGCAAACAGGTCTCCTACTTCACGCAGCTCCCGAACGAGCGCATCGATGGCTCCGTCGCGGTCGAAGGGCTCTCTGGTCCAAGCCGACGTGAAGTCGCGGTGAAGCACGAGCCTGGTGACAGCCGAGCGCAGCGCCATCCGGGGTCCTTGAGCGCCGCGTCCCTTCGGGCGCCGTCGCAGGGCCCTTCGGATCCCTTCCGGCGGGTCGGTCAAGACCTTCTCGAACCACTCGTCGAACACCGAGTCGATCAGCGCTTCGGCGTCCTCTTCGGGAAGAACCTCGAACAGCGGGTCCACGCCCGCTTCGATCGGACGCTCGTGCAGCAGATCGGCGCAGAAAGCATGGATGGTGCCGATGCGGGCCAGCTCGAGCTGCTCGATCGCCAGCTCGAGTCTTTGCCGCTCTTGCTCGGTCGTCTCGCTCGCGGCTCGCAGGCTCTCGATCTCGGCCCGCAGCCGTAGCTTCATTTCGCCTGCGGCCTTCTCGGTGAACGTCACCGCCGCGATCCGGTCCAGTGTGCTTCTG comes from the Pseudomonadota bacterium genome and includes:
- a CDS encoding UvrD-helicase domain-containing protein, with translation MSKGAAIAEDEFVDAEARRCIREDLDRTLFVEAAAGTGKTTALVGRIVAVIRSGRSTLDRIAAVTFTEKAAGEMKLRLRAEIESLRAASETTEQERQRLELAIEQLELARIGTIHAFCADLLHERPIEAGVDPLFEVLPEEDAEALIDSVFDEWFEKVLTDPPEGIRRALRRRPKGRGAQGPRMALRSAVTRLVLHRDFTSAWTREPFDRDGAIDALVRELREVGDLFALAEDPGDWLAKNLRGIKRFIEEVDLQERVRERDYDGLEAELHRLAGRKTGWHWRGSHYKGFCDGVRREQVLERRDRAKAALDSFLNVSGADLAACLREDLRPVVAAYEVRKRHEGPLDFLDLLIRARDLVKGDRALRAELQERFTHFFVDEFQDTDPLQAEILLLLSADDPEANDWRALRPVGGKLFFVGDPKQSIYRFRRADVALYESIKRRLAGIGARVVQLSTSFRSLPGLQEAINGAFSHSMRARDDGSQADYVPLCRYRGRHAGQPSLVALPVPRPYSDYGKITNYAIEASLPDATGAFVDWLVRDSGWTIEDREEPDRRLPIAARHICILFRRFQFWGSDVTRPYVQALEARRIPHVLVGGSSFHAREEAIALRNALASIEWPDDTLSVFATLRGPLFALTDDQILTFRDRVGSLHPLHRVNPDDLHGPESEVAEALAILARLHAGRNRRPIAETVHRLLHAVRAHAGIAIWPAGEQALSNCLRVSDRARRFERRGAASFRAFVEMLEQEAELGRGGEAPVVEQGTEGVRIMTVHKAKGLEFPVVVLADPTCRSVRDEPSQFVDAARGLWAEVLCGVVPHDLLRNKTAELERDRAESVRVAYVAATRARDLLVVPALGDEPQQGWVDVLNPVLYPERSAWAHGSPAAGCPEFGPESVAQRPARAGQPASIAPGLHVAEAGNQVVWWDPALLRLDVEQSVGLSQDKLLRADESGEAAAGGMQAHEQWQLRRQRSRKAGAQCTRQVETVTSVAAAASPKPGGEIAIQHVAGEREGRPRGKRFGTLVHAVLSLIDLDAGADAIRATAHAHSAMLGTTPEELEAAARAVERALGHPLLRRASQARDSVRRESPVMLPLPGDRIVEGVLDLAFREQLEARGQWTIVDFKTDHELGTRQPAYEEQLRLYVRAVEAATGESARGVLLVV